The stretch of DNA TCTTCTTCGGGGGACGTGGCGCTTTTTTTGGGGCGGGGCATCTTGATTGCGGCCCTGCCCCCACCCCCAGCCCCTACCCCCAGAGGGGGCAGGGGAGCAGCGCTGCGCTAGGCAAAGGGTGTCCCCCCATGCCCCGGCTTTGCTCGGCCCGTCCCTGTTTCCCCCTCCACGCCATCCTGCCGCCCAAGGGAAAGGCCTCGGCGCTGACGCGCCGAACGGCTCGTCTGCCTGGAACGTGGGCTTGAGGGGTGGGGACGTTGAGGGCGGCGGACACAGGAAAAGAGGGCTTGAGCAATCGCAGGGTTCCATCCCTCTCCTACGGGGAAGAGGGGCAGGGGGGCAGGCGCCACCGAGTAACCTCCCCAGCCGCTACTGCTGCTGCCAGTACCTCGGCGTCTGCGTCGCGGGGAGGAGAATCACTTGATCCGTTCCCGCCCGCTCGGCCAGGTCTTGCGCTTCGCGGTGGGCGCGGCTTTTGCCCAGCCAGCCCGACCAGTACGCTTCCATCGTGGCGGCGATCAGGGCGGTGGGCACGGTGTCGGCCCCGTCCAGCGGGTGAAACAGTAGGTCGAGGTCGGTCAGGGGGCCGCCGTCCGGGCCGCCCACGGGCTGCCAGTAGGGGAGGTCGGCGGTGCGGTAGCCCAGCGCGTGCAGGGCGCGGCGGCGGGCGTGGGGGTCGGTGCCGATGCGGGCTTCGGCGGCCCGTTCCTCGCCGCTCTGGCGACCTGCGAACACGCTGTCGGCAAAGAGGCCCGCCAGGCCGTGCGAGCGCACGTCCTCCAGCCGTATTTCGTTCAGCGCGTGGCCGACCCCTTGCCCCCGCGCTTCCGGGGCCACCGCAAGGAAGGAGCTGAAGCCCGCCTCCGGCAGCAGGTGGTACACGGTGCCGCCCAGTACGTGGCCGGAAGCGTCCTCGGCCACCAGGATGCGGTCGCGGCGCGGTCCCTGGCCCCCGCCCGACACCAGGCGCGGGAAGGCGGCAGGCGGAATCAGCATGTCGGGGGCGTAGTAGCTGCGCTCCTGAATCTCCCCGAAGGCGGCGAGGGCGGGGTCCTGGGGGTCAGTGACGCGGCGGACGGTGGGCGAGGCGGTCATGGGCGGCAGCCTACGCCCGCCTTCCGCCCACGACCGGAAGGCGGGCACGCTGGGCCGCTATCCTGCCCGCATGACCGCGCCCGAATCCTCCGCCAAGTCCGGCGCCGCCGACACGCCCCGCGTGGCGCCCAACTTCATCACCGAGATCATCGAGCGCGACCTCGCGAGCGGCAAGTACCCGCAGGTCGTGACCCGCTTTCCGCCGGAGCCGAACGGCTACCTGCACCTCGGGCACACCTTCGCCTCCTTTCTCGACTTCCAGACGGCCGTGCAGTACGGCGGGCGCTACCACCTGCGGCTGGACGACACCAACCCCGAGGGCGAGAGCGTGGAGTTCGCCGAGGCCATACAGGACGACCTGCGCTGGCTGGGCTGGGACTGGGGCGAACACCTGTATTACGCCTCGGACAACTTCGAGCGGTACTACGAGCACGCCGAGCGGCTGATCCAGCAGGGCGACGCCTACGTGGACTCGGTGAGCGCGGACGAGATGGCGCGGCTGCGCGGCAACGCGACCACGCCCGGCACCCCCAGCGAGTACCGTTCGCGCACGCCGGAGGAGAACCTCGACCTCTTCCGGCGGATGCGGGCGGGCGAGTTCCCGGACGGGGCGCATGTGCTGCGCGGCAAGATCGACCTCGCCGCCGCCAACATGAAGCTGCGCGACCCGGTGCTCTACCGCATCGTGCGCGGGCACCACTACCGCACGGGCGACGACTGGTGCATCTACCCCATGTACGACTTCCAGCACCCCCTGCAAGACGCGCTGGAGGGCGTGACCCATTCGCTGTGCAGCCTGGAGTTCGTGGACAACCGCGCGATCTACGACTGGCTGATGGAGCGGCTGGGCTTTGACCCGCGCCCCCACCAGTACGAGTTCGGGCGCCGGGGGCTGGAATACACGATTACCAGCAAGCGCAAGCTGCGGCGGCTGGTGCAAGAAGGCCACGTCTCCGGCTGGGACGACCCCCGGATGCCCACCCTGCGGGCGCAGCGCCGATTGGGGGTGACGCCGGAAGCGGTGCGGGCCTTCGCCGCGCAGATCGGCGTGAGCCGCACCAACCGCACGGTGGATATCGCCGTGTACGAGAACGCCGTGCGCGACGACCTCAACCACCGCGCCCCCCGCGTGATGGCGGTGCTGGACCCGGTGCGGGTCGTGCTGACCAACCTGCCGGAAGGCGAGACGCGCCCGCTCTCCCTGCCCTACTGGCCCCACGACGTGATCCGCGACTCGCCCGACGGCCTCGTGGCGCTGCCTGGCGGTGAGCGGGTGGCCCCCGAGGCGGCGGTGCGCGAGGTGCCTCTCTCCCGCGAGCTGTACATCGAGCGCGAGGACTTCTCGCTCACCCCGCCGAAGGGCTACAAGCGCCTGACGCGGGGCGGCACCGTGCGCCTGCGCGGGGCGGGCATCATCCGCGCCGACGAGGTGGAGACGGACGAGGCGGGCCACGTGACCACCATCCACGCCACCCTGCTGGGCGAGGACGCGAAGGCGGCCGGGGTCATACATTGGGTGGGCGCCGCGCACGCCCGGCCCGCCGAGTTCCGCCTCTACGACCGCCTGTTCCGGGTGGCGCACCCCGAGGGCGAGAACCCCGACGACATCGCCCCCGATTTTGACCCCGAGCGCATGAGTCACGAGAACGAGGCCGTACCCCTCGACGCGGGCTTCCTGCGGTTCCTGAACCCGAACAGCCTGCGCGTCACACGGGGGTACGTCGAGCCGAGCGTAGTGGGCGACCCGGTGGACACCCGGTATCAATTCGAGCGCCAGGGGTATTTCTGGCGCGACCCGGTGGACAGCCGCGAAGATGCGCTGGTGTTCGGGCGGATTATCACCCTGAAGGACACCTGGGCGAAGGAGGCACAGAAGGACGCGCCGAAGGCGGAAGCCAAAGCGCCCAAGCCTGCCCCGAAAGCCGAGGCTTCCCAGGCCACCCCCCCGAAGCCCCAGGCCGCCTCCCTCACCCCCGAGCAGGAGGCCGAGGTTGCCCGCCTGACTGGGCTGGGGGCCTCGGAGGGCGACGCCCGCACGGTGGCGCGGGACCCGGCACTGCTCGCCTTCCTGGCGGGAGCGCAGCCCGGCGCCACGTTCGGGCAGGTTGCCTCGTGGACGGTGAACGACCTCGCGGGACCGCTGCGGGCGGGCGAGATGCGGGTCACGGCGGCCGACCTCGCGCCGCTGGCCGAGCGGCTGGCCTCGGGCGGGCTGACCACCCGCGTGGCCCGCGCCGTGCTGGCACGGGCGGCGGCGTCCGGCGAGGCCCCGCTGGCGATCATCGAGCGCGAGGGCCTGGGCGCGGGCCTGAGCGACGAGGCGCTGGCGGCAGCCGTGGCGGAAGTCATGGCCGCCAACCCCGACAAGGTGGAGGCGTACCGGGGCGGCCGGGCGGCGCTGATGGGCTTTTTCACCGGGCAGGTCATGCGGGCGACCGGGGGCAAGGCCGACCCTGCGAAGGTGGCGGCGGCGCTGCGGGAGGCCCTGGCGGGCTGAGGGGAGGCCCCTGTCCCGCCCACCCGACCCCCACATAGGCGCGTCAGATTCATGCGCTATAACCTTCCGTTGATGCATAAGTATGCGCTCGCCTCCCTGATCCTGCTCTCCGGTGCCCTCGGCACCGCCTCGGCCCGCGACCTCGCGGCGATCAAGGCGTCGGGGGTGCTGTACGTGGGGACCGAACCCACCTACGCGCCCTTCACCTACACCCAGGGCAAGAAGGTCGTGGGCTTCGAGGCCGAACTCGCCGAGGCGATCGCCCGCAAGCTCGGCGTCAAGGTGGAGTGGCGGCCCAGCGGCTTCGACACGCTGCTGATCGGCCTAGACCGCGACCGCTTCGACCTCGTGGTCTCCAGCCACGGCATCACCCCCGAGCGGCAGAAGGCGGTGGACTTCGCCACCCCGCACTACTGCTCGGGCGGCGTGGTGCTCGCCAGATCGAACGGCCCCCTCACCGTCGCGGCGCTGAAGGGCAAGGCGGTCGGGGTGCAGCTCGGCACCACCTACGCGCAGCGGGCGCAGAAGCTCCCCGGACTGGGCAGCGTGAAGACCTACCCCACCAACGCCGACGCGCTCCAGATGCTGCTCGGTGGCCGCGTGAACGCCTTTGTCACCGACCGCTTCGTCGCGCTGGAGGCCCGCAAGAAGTTCCCGCAGGCGAACCTCAAGCTGGGCGAGATGCTCTTTCAGGAGAAGATCGGCATCGCCGTGAAAAAAGGCAATACGCCGCTGCGCAACGCCGTCAACGCCGCCCTGCGGGGCGTGATGGCCGACGGCACCTACAAGAAGATTTCGACCAAGTACTTCGGGGAAGACATTCGCTGCAAGTAAGTCCCGAAAAAGCCGGAGAGCGGAGGGCCGCGTCGCCTTCCGCTCTCTGCATAGTGTTCCCGGCTCAATTCAGCGTGCGCCCGCCGCTCTGCCCCATCAGCGTCTCGGCCTTGCGGAGGTGGTCTTCCAGGGTGCCGCGCCAGTCGTCGCTTTCGGGGGTAAATTCCAGCGCCTGCTGGGCATGGGCGTAGGCGGCGGCGGGGTCGCGGAAGCCCTGCTGGGCCATCACGTCGGCGGCCATCTGGTGACCCATCACCCAGTCGCGGGTGCCCTGGGCGGATTCGCGCACCACCCGCTCGAAGTGGTCGAGCGCCTCGTCGAGGTGGTAGTACTCCAGCGCCACGTTGCCCAGCACCATACTCGCCGGAATCACCGCGCCCTGCGCGAGCGCCTGCTCGGCGGCGGTCTGCGCCTCCTGCAAGCGGCCCAGGCGGTAGTCGCACTCCGCGAGGTCGGCCAGCACCTCCGGGCGGTAGGGGTAGTCGGGGTCCGAGAGGGCCGCTTCCAGATGCTCGCGGGCCTCCACCGGACGGTCGAGGTCGAGCAGGGCCACCCCCAGTTCATGCTGCGCGAAAGGGCGGTCGCCGTCCCCTGCCAGCGCCAGCGCCCTCTCGAACTGCGCCAGCGCCTCGTCGTGGCGGCCGAGGTGGGTCAAGACCTGGCCCCACACCAGCGCCACCCCGTAGCTGGGGTCGCCGTGTTGCCGCTCCAGCCTGTCAGCCTCGCGGATGCTCTCCAGCGCGTCCTCGGGCTTGCCTGTCTGAAGCAGGGCCTGTGCCTGAAGGTAGTGCCAGGTGGCGAGGTTGAGGCCCTCCTCTTCCGCGTTCTGCCCGCTGTAAAGGGGACGCGCCTGCCCCAGCAGAGAAAGCGCCGCTCCCATGTCCCCGAGTTGCAGTTCCAGCGCCGCGCCCTCCTGCAGCATCACCGCCCGGTTGAGGCCGGAAGCGTGGTGCGCGGCCTCCGCATAGAGATGCCGGGCCTCGGCCGTGTGCCCCAGGCTCTCCTCGGCGTCGGCCTGCCAGCTTCGCAGCCGCCAGCGCAGGTGGGCGGGCAACTCCGCGAGGGGCAGGTGAAGCTCCAGGGCGTCCTGCGGGTGCCCGGCCAGCGACAGCGCGGCGAGGGCGTGGTAGCGGGCCAGCGGCTCGGCGGCTTCCCTCACTTCGGGCGGGGGCAGGACTGCGTCGGGGCCGCGCAGCCGGGCGTCGAGTTCGGCGCTCAGGGCGACATACAGCGGATCGGTGCGAATCGCCGGGTCAAGGGTGCGGGCATCGCGCAGCGCCGCGCCGACTTCGGTGGTGGCGGGGTCGCCGTAAAGGGCCTGCACGCTGGCGAGGTACAGCGAGAGCCGGGCCTTGCGGGGGCGGTCGGCCTCGTGCAGGGCACCCTCCAGCACGCTGAAGGCCGTGTCGTAGTCGTCCCCCGCGAGCGCCGTGCAAGCCTGCTGCCAGGTGGTGGCGACATCGATCATCACCCCCCAGGATAGCGCGGGCAGGCAAGGGGGCGGGGGGCCACCTTTCGGCGGACGACGCCCCCCGCTCGCCCCGTGGTCAACTCGAGCTGTTCCCGGAGGTTTGCCCCATGCCACTGACCCGCCTTGCCCGGCCCCTCGCCCTCCCCCACCGTTCCCTACGCCGAATTCGCGCGGCTGCTGGAGGCGGGCTGGATTGAGCGGGTGGTGGTGCGCGGCGAGCGGGCGGAGGTCACGCTGGGCCCCCCCTGAGCCGGGGCAGGTGGCTGTGCGTCTGCCGCCAAATCAGGATGCCGCCCTGATGTCGCAGCTTGAGGGGCAGGGGGTGGACTACCGCTTCGAGGCGCCGAATCAGTGGCTCTCCATCCTGTTGAACTTCCTGCCCGTGCTGCTGTTTTTCCTGCTGCCGCTGGCCCTCTTGGCCGTCCTGCTCGTCGTGCTGGCACGGCGCGGGCGACCCCACACGCCTTAACCGACGCTCCATGAACCAGAGGTGTGATGCGGAATACGCACACACATCTTGAGTCTGGTACACTCAACCCTAGTGGGACGGATGCCGTCCCAATCGTTCTATTTTCCCTGGAGGCACCACTCTTGAGGCGGCTCAATCCCTGGCTGATCGTCCTGTTCGTTCTGGCTCTGTTCCTGATGTTCTCCCAGGCCCCTGGCGGATCGCGGGCCACCGTCGGTTACAACGTCTTCAAAGATCTGCTCGCGCAGGACCGGGTCGAGCAGGTCGTCGTGCGTGACAGCGTGGCGACGGTGCGCCTGACCGAACCCACCGAAGTCCCGGTCGTGGGGGGCCAGCAGCCAGTCCAGACCGACCGCGTGACGGTGCGTCTGCCCGGCAACCAGGCCACGCCCGACCCCACCCTGATCTCGCAACTTGAGCAGCAGGGCGTGGATTACCGCTTCGATGCGCCCAGCCAGTGGCTCGCCATCCTGCTGAACTTCCTGCCCATCCTGCTCCTGATCGGCCTGATGTACTTCTTCTTCATGCGGGCACAGGGCGGCCAGAGCGGCGTGATGCAGTTCGGGCAGTCGCGGGCCAAGAAGTACGGCAAGGAAAACCGCGTGCAGACCAAGTTCACCGATGTGGCGGGCCACGAGGAAGCCAAGCGCGAGCTGATCGAGGTCGTGGACTTCCTGAAAAACCCCGCCAAGTACCATCAGATCGGTGCCGAGATTCCCAAGGGCGTGCTCTTGGTCGGCCCTCCCGGCACCGGTAAGACGCTGCTGGCGCGGGCGGTGGCGGGCGAGGCGGACGTGCCTTTCTTCAGCGTCTCGGCCTCCGAGTTCATGGAGATGTTCGTGGGCGTGGGCGCCAGCCGCGTGCGGACGCTGTTCGAGGATGCCCGCAAGAGCGCCCCGGCGATCATCTTCATTGACGAGATCGACTCCATCGGCCGCAAGCGCGGCGCGGGCATCGGCGGCGGCCACGACGAGCGCGAGCAGACCCTGAACCAGATCCTCTCGGAGATGGACGGCTTCGACAAGTCGAGCAGCGTGATCGTGCTCGCGGCGACCAACCGCCCCGACGTGCTGGACCCCGCGCTGCTGCGCCCCGGCCGCTTTGACCGTCAGGTGACCATCGACCTGCCGAACCTCAAGGAACGCGAGGCGATTCTCAAGGTCCACCTGCGCAACAAGCCCCTCGCCCCCGGCGTGGACGTGCCGGAAATCGCCAAGAGCACGCCGTACTTCTCGGGCGCCGACCTGAAGAACGTGACCAACGAGGCCGCGCTGGAAGCCGCCCGATTGGGCAAGACCCAGATCGATATGAGCGACTTCTACCGGGCGCTCGACAAGATCACCCTGGGTCTGGAAAACGGCTCGCTGAGCGTCAGCCCTGAGGAAAAGAAGGCCATCGCCTACCACGAGGCCGGGCACGCCGTGACCTCCGCCGTGATTCCTGGCAGTGACAAGCTCCAGAAGGTTTCCATCATCCCGCGCGGGCGGGCGCTGGGCGCCGCGTTCTACCTCCCCGAGGAACAGGTGCTGATGAGCAAGGAGCGGCTGGAAAACCAGCTCGTGGTCGCGCTGGGGGGCCGCGCTGCCGAGGAAGTCTTCATGGGCAGCGTGACCTCGGGTGCCGCCGACGACTTCCGCAAGGCGACGAACATCGCCCGCAAGATGGTGCTGGAGTGGGGCATGGGCGAGAACTTCAAGAACATGGCCCTGACCACCGATTCCGGCCCGGTCTTCCTGGGCGAGGACATGGCCAAGCCCAAGGCCTTTTCCGAGCACACCTCGCAGCTTGTGGACGAGGACGTCAAGCGCATCCTGAGCCGTGCCTACGAGCGGGCCAAGGGCCTGGTCACCCAGTACGGCACGGCCATGCACGAGGTCGCGGACGCCCTGCTCTCGGAGGAACTGATCACGGGCGACGTGGTGCGCGAGGCCGTCTCCCGCGTGGGCGGCAGCCCGCAGACCGGCACGCCGACCCCGCAGCCCACGATGTAACCCCGCCGCAGGTGCCAGCCCCCCGTCCGAGTGGCGGGGGGTTTTGCTGTACTGGCGGGAATCAGGCCCTGGAGACGTTCGGCAGGTAGAAGAACAGGTCCAGCGACGGCGGCCTGATCCCCTGCGTCCGCAGCAGCGCCGCGATCTGCGCCGTGTGCCGGACCTCGTGCAGCAGGACATGCCACAGCAGGCCGTCCAACTTGAAGTGCTCCCCCGGCGCGTCCTCCACGACGCGCTCCAGATCGGCATCAGTGAGCGTGGCGAGATAGGTCAGGGTGCTCGCCTCCACCGCCCGCCAGTAGTCCAGCAGCTCCGGGAGGGGAAAGGCCGCGTAGACTGGGCCGTCTCCGGCGGCTTTGATGGCGGGAAAGGTGTCCTCCACGGGTGTGTCACGCAGGACCGTGTAATGAATCCAGCCGTCTTCCACCGCTGCCGTGTGCGCCACGAGGTCCTTGATGCAGCGGAACCGCTCGCCGTCCAGCAGCGGGCGCGACAACACCTCATCCGGCACCCCTTCCAGCGTGGCCCACAGGTCCCAGCGGGCGCGGACGAGGTAGGCGTAAAGATCAGGGATATTCATCACTCCCGCCAGATCGCCCAGTGGTCGTCCAGTGCGTCCATCTCCTCTTTCGTCCGGCCACCCAGCCGCAGCAGGGCCATGATCTGCCCCCGGTGGTGGCTGTCGTGAACGATGGTGTGCTGGAGGAAGTGGGCTGGGTGGGAACGGTAGGCGCCCTCGTTCCAGGGGTCCGCAAAGGGCTCGCCCGAGTCCAGATGGGCTTGTACCGCGTTCACGGTGGCCTCGTCGCCCGCAGCGAAGGCGGCGGCTAACTCGGCCGGGGGACAGTCGTGCCAGCGCCACTGGGGGTCGCCGTCTGCGTCTCGTTGCGTGTGGTCGAGCAGCGGGTCCGCGTGTTCGCGCGACAGGTTCCACAACCAGCCCACGCGGAAGCCCGCCATATGCCGCAGATGCCGCTCGATGGTCCAGCCGCCCCGACCGTCCGACAGGTCGAAG from Deinococcus terrestris encodes:
- a CDS encoding GNAT family N-acetyltransferase, coding for MTASPTVRRVTDPQDPALAAFGEIQERSYYAPDMLIPPAAFPRLVSGGGQGPRRDRILVAEDASGHVLGGTVYHLLPEAGFSSFLAVAPEARGQGVGHALNEIRLEDVRSHGLAGLFADSVFAGRQSGEERAAEARIGTDPHARRRALHALGYRTADLPYWQPVGGPDGGPLTDLDLLFHPLDGADTVPTALIAATMEAYWSGWLGKSRAHREAQDLAERAGTDQVILLPATQTPRYWQQQ
- a CDS encoding glutamine--tRNA ligase/YqeY domain fusion protein produces the protein MTAPESSAKSGAADTPRVAPNFITEIIERDLASGKYPQVVTRFPPEPNGYLHLGHTFASFLDFQTAVQYGGRYHLRLDDTNPEGESVEFAEAIQDDLRWLGWDWGEHLYYASDNFERYYEHAERLIQQGDAYVDSVSADEMARLRGNATTPGTPSEYRSRTPEENLDLFRRMRAGEFPDGAHVLRGKIDLAAANMKLRDPVLYRIVRGHHYRTGDDWCIYPMYDFQHPLQDALEGVTHSLCSLEFVDNRAIYDWLMERLGFDPRPHQYEFGRRGLEYTITSKRKLRRLVQEGHVSGWDDPRMPTLRAQRRLGVTPEAVRAFAAQIGVSRTNRTVDIAVYENAVRDDLNHRAPRVMAVLDPVRVVLTNLPEGETRPLSLPYWPHDVIRDSPDGLVALPGGERVAPEAAVREVPLSRELYIEREDFSLTPPKGYKRLTRGGTVRLRGAGIIRADEVETDEAGHVTTIHATLLGEDAKAAGVIHWVGAAHARPAEFRLYDRLFRVAHPEGENPDDIAPDFDPERMSHENEAVPLDAGFLRFLNPNSLRVTRGYVEPSVVGDPVDTRYQFERQGYFWRDPVDSREDALVFGRIITLKDTWAKEAQKDAPKAEAKAPKPAPKAEASQATPPKPQAASLTPEQEAEVARLTGLGASEGDARTVARDPALLAFLAGAQPGATFGQVASWTVNDLAGPLRAGEMRVTAADLAPLAERLASGGLTTRVARAVLARAAASGEAPLAIIEREGLGAGLSDEALAAAVAEVMAANPDKVEAYRGGRAALMGFFTGQVMRATGGKADPAKVAAALREALAG
- a CDS encoding ABC transporter substrate-binding protein is translated as MHKYALASLILLSGALGTASARDLAAIKASGVLYVGTEPTYAPFTYTQGKKVVGFEAELAEAIARKLGVKVEWRPSGFDTLLIGLDRDRFDLVVSSHGITPERQKAVDFATPHYCSGGVVLARSNGPLTVAALKGKAVGVQLGTTYAQRAQKLPGLGSVKTYPTNADALQMLLGGRVNAFVTDRFVALEARKKFPQANLKLGEMLFQEKIGIAVKKGNTPLRNAVNAALRGVMADGTYKKISTKYFGEDIRCK
- a CDS encoding tetratricopeptide repeat protein, with amino-acid sequence MIDVATTWQQACTALAGDDYDTAFSVLEGALHEADRPRKARLSLYLASVQALYGDPATTEVGAALRDARTLDPAIRTDPLYVALSAELDARLRGPDAVLPPPEVREAAEPLARYHALAALSLAGHPQDALELHLPLAELPAHLRWRLRSWQADAEESLGHTAEARHLYAEAAHHASGLNRAVMLQEGAALELQLGDMGAALSLLGQARPLYSGQNAEEEGLNLATWHYLQAQALLQTGKPEDALESIREADRLERQHGDPSYGVALVWGQVLTHLGRHDEALAQFERALALAGDGDRPFAQHELGVALLDLDRPVEAREHLEAALSDPDYPYRPEVLADLAECDYRLGRLQEAQTAAEQALAQGAVIPASMVLGNVALEYYHLDEALDHFERVVRESAQGTRDWVMGHQMAADVMAQQGFRDPAAAYAHAQQALEFTPESDDWRGTLEDHLRKAETLMGQSGGRTLN
- the ftsH gene encoding ATP-dependent zinc metalloprotease FtsH, translated to MRRLNPWLIVLFVLALFLMFSQAPGGSRATVGYNVFKDLLAQDRVEQVVVRDSVATVRLTEPTEVPVVGGQQPVQTDRVTVRLPGNQATPDPTLISQLEQQGVDYRFDAPSQWLAILLNFLPILLLIGLMYFFFMRAQGGQSGVMQFGQSRAKKYGKENRVQTKFTDVAGHEEAKRELIEVVDFLKNPAKYHQIGAEIPKGVLLVGPPGTGKTLLARAVAGEADVPFFSVSASEFMEMFVGVGASRVRTLFEDARKSAPAIIFIDEIDSIGRKRGAGIGGGHDEREQTLNQILSEMDGFDKSSSVIVLAATNRPDVLDPALLRPGRFDRQVTIDLPNLKEREAILKVHLRNKPLAPGVDVPEIAKSTPYFSGADLKNVTNEAALEAARLGKTQIDMSDFYRALDKITLGLENGSLSVSPEEKKAIAYHEAGHAVTSAVIPGSDKLQKVSIIPRGRALGAAFYLPEEQVLMSKERLENQLVVALGGRAAEEVFMGSVTSGAADDFRKATNIARKMVLEWGMGENFKNMALTTDSGPVFLGEDMAKPKAFSEHTSQLVDEDVKRILSRAYERAKGLVTQYGTAMHEVADALLSEELITGDVVREAVSRVGGSPQTGTPTPQPTM
- a CDS encoding DinB family protein, producing the protein MNIPDLYAYLVRARWDLWATLEGVPDEVLSRPLLDGERFRCIKDLVAHTAAVEDGWIHYTVLRDTPVEDTFPAIKAAGDGPVYAAFPLPELLDYWRAVEASTLTYLATLTDADLERVVEDAPGEHFKLDGLLWHVLLHEVRHTAQIAALLRTQGIRPPSLDLFFYLPNVSRA
- a CDS encoding DinB family protein, giving the protein MIELSLLLDSFRRNGRVNETVLAALTPADFDLSDGRGGWTIERHLRHMAGFRVGWLWNLSREHADPLLDHTQRDADGDPQWRWHDCPPAELAAAFAAGDEATVNAVQAHLDSGEPFADPWNEGAYRSHPAHFLQHTIVHDSHHRGQIMALLRLGGRTKEEMDALDDHWAIWRE